CGAGTGCACCAACGGCGAGGACTGCACGCTCGCCTGCGTCGGCGGCAGCAACTGCAGCGCGCTCTGCGACGACCACGACCGGTGCACGTTCCTCTTCGAGGGCGGGACCGCCAAGGCGCGGTGCAGCTCGATCACGTGCGACGTCGACTGCCGGAACGGCGCGACGTGCAACGTGGACTGCTCGGACACCGGCGCCTGCATCGTCGTCGCCGACGCGACGAGCACGGCGGTGGTCACCTGCAGCCCGAAGAGCGACGACACCTGCAGCGTGACCTGCGCGAAGGGCGACGCGAAGAAGTGCGCGAACGGCACGCGCACCTGCGGAGAATGTCCGGGCTGAGCGGGGCGCCTCGCTACCACGTCGTCGACGAGATCGCGGCGGGCGGTATGGGCGTCGTGTACCTCGCGCTCCGCACCGATCCGAGCGGGCGCTGCGAGCCGGTCGCGATCAAGCGGCTGCACGAGCACCTCCTCGACGATCAGGCGATGGTGGACGCGTTCGTCGACGAGGCGCGGATCGCCTCGCGGCTCGATCACCCGAACCTCGTCCGCGTCCACGACGTCACGCCGCTCGACGCGGAGCTCGTCATCGTCATGGATTGGGTCGAGGGCATCACGCTCTCCTCCCTCCTCAAGAAGCAGCCGGAGCCGCTCCCGATCCCGGTCGTGCGGCGCGTGCTCGTCGACACGCTCGACGGCCTCCACTCCGCGCACGAGCTCCGCGACGACGGCGGCGCGCCGCTCAACGTCGTCCATCGCGACATCTCCCCCCAGAACATGCTCGTCGGGAGCGACGGCCGCACGCGCCTCACCGACTTCGGCATCGCCCTCGCGCGCGGCCGCCTCGCCCCGACGACGGTGCAAGGCGTGAAGGGCAAGCTCCCGTACCTCTCGCCCGAGCAGATCAACCGCGCGCCGCTCGATCGCCGCTGTGACCTCTTCGCGTTCGGCGCGGTGGCGTGGGAGCTCCTCGCGCGCCGCCGCCTCTTCCGCGCCGGCACCGAGGCGGAGACGCTCGCGATGATCCTCCGCGATCCGATCCCACCGCCGAGCAGCGAGCGGATGGAGGTGCCGCTCGACCTCGACGAGACGATCCTCCGCGCGCTCGAGCGCAAGCCGGAGCGGCGCTTCGAGTCCGCCGACGCCTTCGCGCGCGCGATCGAGGAGGGCGGCCCCCTCGCGCCGCGCGAGGACGTGGGCCGCCTCGTCATCGCCGCGGTCGGCACCACCCTCGCCGCGCGCCGCCAGAAGCTCTCGCACGCGATGGAGCGCCCCGCCCCGCCGCGCCTCCTGCGCGAGGAGCTCACCGCCACCGTCCTCGCGCCGCCGCCGCCGCCGCCGCCCCGCCCCGCGGCGTCGCTCGCGATGTCCATCTCGCCGCCGCCGGAGCCCGCCCCGAGCCGCTCGTCGACGCCGATGGTCCTCGGCGTCGTCGTCGCGCTGCTCCTCGCGATCGGGCTCGTTGTAAAATACAAGGAACCGACCGCCGAGCGCCCGCCCCGTTTCCCGGACTCGACGCCGGCCCCGCCCCCCGAGGTCGCGCGCACCGCGTCGCTCCCGTCGCTGGCGCCGAGCATCGAGCTCCCCGCCACGCCCACGCCGCCGCCGCCGACGCCGCCCGCGCCGAGGCCCCACCGGCCAGCCCGCCGCGACGCCGGCGCCGCGCGGCAACCGTTCATGCCCGACGATCTCTGACCGGATCAGCGGTAGCCGATCTCGGCGAGCCGCTTGCCGCTATTCGGATCGAGCACCAGCAGCTTGCCGCCGACGTCGACGTACGCGCGGGTGGAGATCGTGATCGATCGGTTCGGCACCCCGACGCCGAGCGGCGCGCGCCATATCTCCTTGCCGGTGCGAGCGTCGAGGCACACGAGCACGGTCGAGCGGCGCACGTAGGCTCGACCGTCCTGGACCTCGAGGACCTCGACCTCCAGCTCATCGATCGACGTCCACACCTCGCGCGTCACGAACACCGAGCCCTCCGGCCGCGTCGTGGTCTCGACGCCGACGAGCCTCCCGGGATCGTCGTCGGCGTTGCCGACGCCGATCGCGCCGTCGAGCAACAAACGCATCCTCCGCTCCTCCACCTGGAGGTGGACCTCCGGCGCGCGCGAGCCGTTCCACGTCGGGATGTCGGAGCTCGCGTTCGCCGGCCAGCATCCGGCCGGCGGATCGTGCGCGGCGCGGCGCGCGCTCGAGACGACGTCGAAGAGGACGCTCTCGCCGTCGGCGAGCTCGACCCAGAGCTCGCGCGCGCTCCCCGTCGGCCGGCAGAGCTGGCGGACCGGCGCGCTGAATTCGACCTCCTTCTCCTGCGCGCTCGACGGGACGGCGTAGACGTGGATGGTGCGTCCTCGCGCGATCGCGACGCGCTTCGCGGCGGCGGCGAAGACCTTCCGCTGCCCGTTGTCCGGGAAGGGCGGCGCGGTCCACACGCGCTTCAGGGTGGCGCCGTCGAACACCGCGAGCCGCTCGCGCTCGCTGGTGCGGTGAAGGAACATGACGACGCCGACCACGTCCTCGGTCGCGTCGCCGACGACGTCGTCCGCGACGACCGGGCTCGCGCTCCACATCCAGAAGTCGTCCGCGACGACCGGGCTCGCGATCGGGCTCGCCGCGCGGGTCTTCGCCGAGGCCAGGAAGATCCAGATGCCGGCGGCGATGACGACGAGCACGGTGACGGCGCCGGTGACGAGCCCGATCACGACGCCGAGGGCGGTCGAGCCGGTGGGGGCGGCGGTGACGACTCCCGCCGCCGTCGGCGGGGGGACCTGCACCGTCGGCGCGGCGTCGGCGGGCGCGCTCGCGGCGGGCGGCCGCGCTCCGTCGGCGCGGGACCACGGCGTGAGCGCGTCGAGCATCGCGGTCGCCGAGGCGAACCGCGCCGCGGGCGAGCGGCTCAGCGCGCGGTCCACCACCGCCGCGAGCGCAGGATCGAGGTCGGGGCGGAGCGAGAGGAGCGGCGGCGGCGACGTCGTCGAGAGCTGCGCGATGATCTCTCCCGCGCTCGCCCCCGCGTAGGGCCTGCGTCCGGAGAGCATCTCGAAGAGGCACGCTCCGACCGCGTAGATGTCGGCGCGGTGATCGACCTGAGCGCCGCCGGCTTGCTCCGGCGCCATGTAGGCCGGCGTCCCGAGGATCGTGTCGGGGAGCGTGCGGAAGCTGCCGGCGAGCGAGGGCGCCTTGGCGATCCCGAAGTCGAGCACCTTGGCGAGGTCCGCCATCGCCTGCGTGCGCGTGAGGAAGACGTTCGGAGGTTTGATGTCGCGATGCACGATCCCGGCCGCGTGCGCCGCCGCGAGCGCAGCGAGGATCTGCGTCGCGATGAAGACGGCGCGAGCGGGGGC
This window of the Labilithrix sp. genome carries:
- a CDS encoding protein kinase; this encodes MKREELVGRLLGGRYRVRGLLGAGGMGAVYEAVQEDLARRVALKVLLDSTRITDEDLRRFRREALAASQLGHPNIVQVTDFQARPGEPPFLVMERLDGESLNDLLKRERPLAPARAVFIATQILAALAAAHAAGIVHRDIKPPNVFLTRTQAMADLAKVLDFGIAKAPSLAGSFRTLPDTILGTPAYMAPEQAGGAQVDHRADIYAVGACLFEMLSGRRPYAGASAGEIIAQLSTTSPPPLLSLRPDLDPALAAVVDRALSRSPAARFASATAMLDALTPWSRADGARPPAASAPADAAPTVQVPPPTAAGVVTAAPTGSTALGVVIGLVTGAVTVLVVIAAGIWIFLASAKTRAASPIASPVVADDFWMWSASPVVADDVVGDATEDVVGVVMFLHRTSERERLAVFDGATLKRVWTAPPFPDNGQRKVFAAAAKRVAIARGRTIHVYAVPSSAQEKEVEFSAPVRQLCRPTGSARELWVELADGESVLFDVVSSARRAAHDPPAGCWPANASSDIPTWNGSRAPEVHLQVEERRMRLLLDGAIGVGNADDDPGRLVGVETTTRPEGSVFVTREVWTSIDELEVEVLEVQDGRAYVRRSTVLVCLDARTGKEIWRAPLGVGVPNRSITISTRAYVDVGGKLLVLDPNSGKRLAEIGYR
- a CDS encoding serine/threonine protein kinase is translated as MSGLSGAPRYHVVDEIAAGGMGVVYLALRTDPSGRCEPVAIKRLHEHLLDDQAMVDAFVDEARIASRLDHPNLVRVHDVTPLDAELVIVMDWVEGITLSSLLKKQPEPLPIPVVRRVLVDTLDGLHSAHELRDDGGAPLNVVHRDISPQNMLVGSDGRTRLTDFGIALARGRLAPTTVQGVKGKLPYLSPEQINRAPLDRRCDLFAFGAVAWELLARRRLFRAGTEAETLAMILRDPIPPPSSERMEVPLDLDETILRALERKPERRFESADAFARAIEEGGPLAPREDVGRLVIAAVGTTLAARRQKLSHAMERPAPPRLLREELTATVLAPPPPPPPRPAASLAMSISPPPEPAPSRSSTPMVLGVVVALLLAIGLVVKYKEPTAERPPRFPDSTPAPPPEVARTASLPSLAPSIELPATPTPPPPTPPAPRPHRPARRDAGAARQPFMPDDL